One Stenotrophomonas sp. SAU14A_NAIMI4_5 DNA segment encodes these proteins:
- a CDS encoding FadR/GntR family transcriptional regulator yields the protein MSANRLYQTIAAKLRKLIEDGEFPPGSRLPGERELAERFGVSRVTVREAEIALEAQGWIAIRIGSGVYVKPRPTQASGGLPDVSAFDLTAARAVFEAEAAALAASNIDEAGIAELQVLAQALCRRDLTDEEAGDFDRRFHLTIARLSGNPVVEYFIQQIWRMRSDLPRVAEVYARVCHDDGASRADEHMAIFEALRSRDPVAARNAMRYHFQRLFEAMLEATESQALEEIRRRTQQDRERFLATTRI from the coding sequence ATGTCCGCCAACCGCCTCTACCAGACCATCGCCGCCAAGCTCCGCAAGCTGATCGAGGACGGCGAATTTCCGCCGGGCTCGCGCCTGCCGGGCGAGCGTGAGCTGGCCGAACGATTCGGCGTCAGCCGGGTGACCGTGCGTGAAGCCGAGATCGCCCTGGAAGCCCAGGGCTGGATCGCCATCCGCATCGGCTCGGGCGTGTACGTCAAGCCACGCCCGACGCAGGCCTCCGGTGGCCTGCCCGATGTCAGCGCCTTCGACCTCACCGCCGCCCGTGCGGTGTTCGAGGCCGAGGCCGCGGCGCTCGCCGCCAGCAACATCGACGAGGCCGGCATCGCCGAACTGCAGGTGCTGGCCCAGGCGCTGTGCCGCCGCGACCTGACCGATGAGGAAGCCGGTGACTTCGACCGCCGCTTCCACCTGACCATCGCCCGCCTGTCCGGCAACCCGGTGGTGGAGTACTTCATCCAGCAGATCTGGCGCATGCGCAGCGATCTGCCGCGGGTGGCCGAGGTCTACGCGCGGGTCTGCCATGACGACGGTGCCAGCCGTGCCGACGAGCACATGGCGATCTTCGAGGCGCTGCGCAGCCGCGACCCGGTGGCCGCGCGCAATGCCATGCGCTACCACTTCCAGCGCCTGTTCGAGGCAATGCTGGAAGCGACCGAAAGCCAGGCGCTGGAAGAAATCCGCCGGCGCACCCAGCAGGACCGCGAGCGCTTCCTGGCCACCACGCGCATCTGA
- a CDS encoding TonB-dependent receptor translates to MRQSAGAVRTITLSPTPLVVALLAALAAAPLAQAQSTTGSAGQDATTLDQVQVTGIRESMQSSINKKRDDTVIADVLSADDIGDLPAPSLADAIETLTGAASTRDKTGASEISIRGLGAFLSSTNFNGREITNGSGDRSVNFNMFPAELINTVAIYKTQRADIIEGGVAGTIGLETVKPLEYGKRSVQFDLRGSWAEYDKKYRDDDGIGYRGTASYIDQFEFGDGQKLGVSLGFQRLDGTDPEESITSGSTWYACDGNQNVTNANCSEVGAQAIANGAPYYLVPSSRIYRLKQERNDRQSEFAAVQWRPNDVVEVNVDFEHTQRNWYENRSDLSLSNARRGITQREVDENGIVRHLHGSTSIDSTSNRYWRGEEYTGGGLNLIVRPSPAWELSTDLSYSHTNRLDSERMTRLRANQRDINNAIVPGISSGTTGYVDYDWDWHGEVPSVALAPNFDVQNWDAYSGAARVTSSATENDHKIKAGRFDASFMPESGFFTRIKGGVRASQADYRLRDNTLVTDYDQRVAADKAKIIAANQACRAPFPQSDFMDAASGNTISSWAYFDPNCLYQSFRGSLDSGLDPDFQDPNNVDITEKTRALYLLGEFSSSLFGLPVTGNVGLRWVKTDVRSEGVRTDLQIEDNGDGTIRLQPTGNYTTQVFKAGNDKLLPSLNAAFELRPDVLLRVGAYRAMSRPDIAALGAGRTINVSSDATYGNLADALDDISASGNPAAQPLMSWNGDLSLEWYPNPDTMLAGAVYWKQFNGGTATALVPETYTINGQTVTVPVRQQVTTDDDSTLTGLELSVTHRLSYLPKPFDGLGFKVSYNYADADYETQDSRLGEQLAADGTVIPAIVPPAGLSGFSRHVLSGSIYWDVGRFNIQAIGKFRSHYYQDFTGNTAQQNRYYDDNTSVDLRMRYKVNKQLSLSLELMNLTNEPRVAYQPLYGNFREVVTYGRRAYFGVRYKF, encoded by the coding sequence ATGCGGCAATCTGCCGGAGCTGTACGCACCATCACGCTGTCACCCACGCCCCTCGTCGTGGCTTTGCTTGCCGCGCTGGCCGCCGCTCCGCTGGCGCAGGCGCAGTCCACCACCGGCAGCGCCGGGCAGGACGCCACCACGCTGGACCAGGTGCAGGTCACCGGCATCCGCGAATCGATGCAGAGTTCGATCAACAAGAAGCGAGACGACACGGTCATCGCCGACGTGCTCTCGGCAGACGACATCGGCGATCTGCCGGCGCCGTCGCTGGCCGATGCGATCGAAACGCTGACCGGCGCCGCCTCGACCCGCGACAAGACCGGTGCCTCGGAAATTTCCATCCGCGGCCTCGGCGCCTTCCTCAGCAGCACCAATTTCAACGGCCGCGAGATCACCAACGGCAGCGGCGACCGCTCGGTGAACTTCAACATGTTCCCGGCCGAGCTGATCAATACGGTGGCCATCTACAAGACCCAGCGCGCCGACATCATCGAAGGCGGCGTGGCCGGCACCATCGGCCTGGAAACGGTCAAGCCGCTGGAATACGGCAAACGCTCGGTGCAGTTCGACCTGCGCGGCAGCTGGGCCGAGTATGACAAGAAGTACCGCGATGACGATGGCATCGGCTACCGCGGCACTGCCAGCTACATCGACCAGTTCGAGTTCGGCGACGGCCAGAAGCTGGGCGTCTCGCTGGGCTTCCAGCGCCTGGATGGCACCGACCCGGAAGAGAGCATCACCAGCGGTTCCACCTGGTACGCCTGCGATGGCAACCAGAACGTGACCAACGCCAACTGCTCCGAAGTGGGCGCGCAGGCCATCGCCAACGGTGCGCCGTACTACCTGGTGCCGAGCAGCCGCATCTACCGCCTGAAGCAGGAACGCAACGACCGCCAGAGCGAGTTCGCTGCGGTGCAGTGGCGGCCCAACGATGTGGTCGAAGTGAACGTCGACTTCGAGCACACCCAGCGCAACTGGTATGAAAACCGCAGCGACCTGAGCCTGTCCAACGCGCGCCGTGGCATCACCCAGCGCGAGGTGGACGAAAACGGCATCGTCCGCCACCTGCATGGCAGCACCTCGATCGATTCCACCTCCAACCGCTACTGGCGCGGCGAGGAATACACCGGTGGCGGGCTGAACCTGATCGTGCGGCCGAGCCCGGCCTGGGAACTGTCCACCGACCTGTCCTACTCGCATACCAACCGCCTGGACAGCGAGCGCATGACCCGCCTGCGGGCCAACCAGCGGGACATCAACAATGCCATCGTGCCGGGCATCAGCAGCGGCACCACCGGTTATGTCGACTACGACTGGGACTGGCATGGCGAAGTGCCGAGCGTGGCCCTGGCGCCGAACTTCGATGTGCAGAACTGGGATGCATACTCCGGTGCGGCCCGCGTCACCTCCAGCGCGACCGAGAACGACCACAAGATCAAGGCCGGCCGCTTTGATGCCAGCTTCATGCCCGAGTCGGGCTTCTTCACCCGCATCAAGGGCGGCGTGCGCGCCAGCCAGGCCGACTACCGCCTGCGCGACAACACCCTGGTGACCGACTACGACCAGCGCGTGGCCGCCGACAAGGCGAAGATCATCGCCGCCAACCAGGCCTGCCGCGCGCCGTTCCCGCAGAGCGATTTCATGGATGCCGCCAGCGGCAACACGATCTCCTCGTGGGCGTACTTCGATCCCAACTGCCTGTACCAGTCCTTCCGTGGCAGCCTCGACAGCGGCCTGGATCCGGACTTCCAGGATCCCAACAACGTCGACATCACCGAGAAGACGCGCGCGCTGTACCTGCTGGGTGAGTTCAGCAGCAGCCTGTTCGGGCTGCCGGTGACCGGCAACGTCGGCCTGCGCTGGGTCAAGACCGATGTGCGTTCGGAGGGCGTGCGCACCGACCTGCAGATCGAGGACAACGGCGATGGCACGATCCGCCTGCAGCCGACCGGCAACTACACCACCCAGGTGTTCAAGGCCGGCAATGACAAGCTGCTGCCCAGCCTGAACGCGGCGTTCGAACTGCGTCCGGACGTGCTGCTGCGCGTCGGTGCCTACCGCGCCATGTCACGCCCGGACATCGCGGCGCTCGGTGCCGGCCGCACCATCAATGTCAGCAGCGATGCCACCTACGGCAACCTGGCCGATGCGCTGGACGACATCAGTGCCAGCGGCAACCCGGCCGCGCAGCCGCTGATGTCCTGGAACGGCGACCTGTCGCTGGAGTGGTACCCGAACCCGGACACCATGCTGGCCGGCGCGGTGTACTGGAAGCAGTTCAACGGCGGCACCGCCACCGCGCTGGTGCCGGAGACCTACACCATCAACGGGCAGACCGTGACCGTGCCGGTGCGCCAGCAGGTGACCACCGACGATGACAGCACCCTGACCGGCCTGGAGCTGAGCGTCACCCATCGCCTGTCCTACCTGCCCAAGCCGTTCGATGGGCTGGGCTTCAAGGTCAGCTACAACTACGCCGACGCCGACTACGAGACACAGGATTCGCGACTGGGCGAGCAGCTGGCCGCCGATGGCACCGTCATCCCGGCCATCGTGCCGCCGGCCGGCCTCAGCGGTTTCTCGCGGCACGTGCTGTCCGGTTCGATCTACTGGGACGTGGGCCGCTTCAACATCCAGGCCATCGGCAAGTTCCGCTCGCACTACTACCAGGACTTCACCGGCAACACCGCGCAGCAGAACCGCTACTACGACGACAACACCAGCGTCGACCTGCGCATGCGCTACAAGGTCAACAAGCAGCTGTCGCTGTCGCTGGAGCTGATGAACCTGACCAACGAACCGCGCGTGGCGTACCAGCCGCTTTACGGCAATTTCCGTGAAGTGGTGACCTACGGGCGGCGTGCGTATTTCGGTGTACGATACAAGTTCTGA
- a CDS encoding polysaccharide lyase 6 family protein: MRTESTSYRPSNRLPGSFLATGLAICLTTSSAQAASWLVHDAAEFTTAAAALQPGDEIVLADGTWTDTRLLLKGQGTEAAPITLRAQTPGKVILSGRSDLRLAGSYLQVSNLVFRNGYTPGDAVVAFRESSKAVASHSRVTGLVIDDYTNPDASDQDYWVSLYGSHNRLDHSQLRGKTNAGPTVVVVRDATQGLDNQHRIDHNWFGPRPLLGVNGGETIRVGTSDTSLSDSNSTVENNWFEGCDGETEIVSNKSGGNTYRGNVFYRSAGALTLRHGNGNRVLDNVFLGDDKAGTGGVRIINADQTVSNNYFERLAGSSNRSALAIMDAQADPPLSGYAPVANATISRNTFVDVAKISFGVGHDAAKGIDVAAINSRFSANLIVNRTSRNPPNAASSLAGIAFSGNVQSPQASTVFPSGVESRSVTLQQAANGLWTPTPALPATGADPALAMTAREATGVDWYPKVGEVALSRTSTGVDR; the protein is encoded by the coding sequence ATGCGCACCGAATCGACTTCGTACCGCCCGTCCAACCGGCTTCCCGGATCATTCCTCGCAACTGGTCTGGCAATCTGCCTGACCACTTCGTCGGCACAGGCCGCCAGCTGGCTGGTCCACGATGCCGCCGAGTTCACCACCGCCGCGGCCGCCCTGCAGCCCGGCGATGAAATCGTGCTGGCCGACGGCACCTGGACCGACACCCGTCTGCTGCTGAAGGGCCAGGGCACCGAGGCCGCGCCGATCACCCTGCGCGCACAGACCCCGGGCAAGGTGATCCTCAGCGGGCGTTCGGACCTGCGCCTGGCCGGCAGCTACCTGCAGGTCTCCAACCTGGTGTTCCGCAACGGCTACACGCCGGGCGATGCGGTGGTGGCCTTCCGCGAATCGAGCAAGGCGGTGGCCAGCCACAGCCGGGTGACCGGCCTGGTCATCGATGACTACACCAACCCCGATGCCAGCGACCAGGACTACTGGGTATCGCTGTACGGCAGCCACAACCGCCTCGACCACAGCCAGCTGCGCGGCAAGACCAATGCCGGGCCGACCGTGGTGGTGGTGCGCGATGCCACCCAGGGCCTGGACAACCAGCACCGCATCGACCACAACTGGTTCGGGCCGCGCCCGCTGCTCGGCGTCAACGGCGGCGAAACGATCCGCGTCGGCACCAGCGATACCTCGCTGAGCGATTCCAACAGCACCGTGGAAAACAACTGGTTCGAAGGCTGCGACGGCGAGACCGAGATCGTCTCCAACAAGTCCGGTGGCAACACCTACCGCGGCAACGTCTTCTATCGGTCGGCCGGCGCGCTGACCCTGCGCCACGGCAACGGCAACCGGGTGCTCGACAACGTCTTCCTCGGCGACGACAAGGCCGGCACCGGCGGCGTGCGCATCATCAACGCCGACCAGACCGTCAGCAACAACTACTTCGAGCGTCTGGCCGGTTCCAGCAACCGCTCGGCGCTGGCGATCATGGACGCGCAGGCCGATCCGCCGCTGTCCGGCTATGCGCCGGTGGCCAACGCGACCATCAGCCGCAACACCTTCGTGGATGTGGCGAAGATCAGCTTCGGCGTCGGCCATGACGCGGCGAAGGGCATCGACGTGGCCGCCATCAACAGCCGCTTCAGCGCCAACCTGATCGTCAACCGCACCAGCAGGAACCCACCCAACGCCGCCAGTTCGCTGGCCGGCATCGCTTTCAGCGGCAACGTGCAGTCGCCGCAGGCAAGCACCGTGTTTCCCAGCGGCGTCGAAAGCCGCAGCGTGACCCTGCAGCAGGCCGCCAATGGCCTGTGGACGCCCACCCCTGCCCTGCCCGCTACCGGTGCCGATCCGGCGCTGGCGATGACCGCACGCGAGGCCACGGGGGTGGACTGGTATCCCAAGGTGGGCGAGGTTGCCCTGTCCCGCACCAGCACCGGAGTTGATCGATGA
- a CDS encoding oligoalginate lyase, translating into MRLQPLFVSLALAVPFALLPAAPLLAAPAAAARQADTAPVLVTAAQWQQMASEGSRYPWFAKEQARTEASLKKMMKAGIDVPVPRDKGGGRTHEQHKRNYQALLAAGTLYRLTGDKAYVDYSRDMLLQYAKLYPTLGPHPEGRGQIPGRVFWQVLNDSVWLVNAIQGYDAIRDALSAQDRQTIESQLFRPMAEFLISEPKNYDQIHNHATWAVAATGMTGYVLRDQELVEKSLRGSQKDDKFGFLRQIDLLFSPDGYYEEGPYYQRYALAPFLLFANAIERNEPQRKIFARRDGVLLKAVDVLVQTSYDGLFFPINDAILDKGIDTEELVAGIGIAYARTGDDHLLSVAQQQKRLLLSPEGLQVAQALAANKAKPFDYKPMLLRDGPDGDRGGLAILRMNGEDGQALVQKDTMQGMGHGHFDKLNWLFYDNGKAVVTDYGAARFLNVEAKRGGIYLAENRSWAKQTVAHNTLVVDEQSHFKGDWKRGEEHAPQVRFFQADADTQIASATMRDAYPGVVFTRTQALLRHPELGLPVVLDLLQVHGDKAARYDLPLHFNGHIVTTGFEAEHFTSQRPVLGKDNGYQHLWLDARSKPGSEPRTLAWLLDGRFYTYRFGSSAPAQALLVESGANDPEFNLRREPALLQRVEGQKDVTFFSVLEPHGEYNGTAEYVHGADSRIKDIVRTRGSDAEVIELRLASGARIALGVADDSAAKGEHSVTVDGHTYRWSGSHARMDRSKGDAK; encoded by the coding sequence ATGAGGTTGCAGCCGCTGTTTGTTTCCCTGGCCCTGGCCGTTCCCTTTGCCCTGCTGCCGGCCGCGCCGCTGCTGGCGGCCCCGGCCGCCGCCGCGCGCCAGGCCGACACCGCGCCGGTGCTGGTGACCGCCGCACAGTGGCAGCAGATGGCCAGCGAAGGCAGCCGCTACCCGTGGTTCGCCAAGGAGCAGGCGCGCACCGAGGCATCGCTGAAGAAGATGATGAAGGCCGGCATCGACGTGCCGGTACCCAGGGACAAGGGCGGCGGCCGCACGCATGAACAGCACAAGCGCAATTACCAGGCGCTGCTGGCGGCCGGCACGCTGTACCGGCTGACCGGCGACAAGGCCTATGTCGATTACTCGCGCGACATGCTGCTGCAGTACGCCAAGCTCTACCCGACCCTGGGCCCGCACCCGGAAGGCCGCGGGCAGATTCCCGGCCGCGTGTTCTGGCAGGTGCTCAACGATTCGGTGTGGCTGGTCAACGCCATCCAGGGCTACGACGCGATCCGCGACGCGCTGTCCGCGCAGGACCGGCAGACCATCGAGTCGCAGCTGTTCCGGCCGATGGCCGAATTCCTGATCAGCGAGCCGAAGAACTACGACCAGATCCACAACCACGCGACCTGGGCGGTGGCCGCCACCGGCATGACCGGCTACGTGCTGCGCGACCAGGAGCTGGTGGAGAAATCCCTGCGCGGCAGCCAGAAGGACGACAAATTCGGCTTCCTGCGGCAGATCGACCTGCTGTTCTCGCCCGATGGTTATTACGAGGAAGGCCCGTACTACCAGCGCTATGCGCTGGCGCCGTTCCTGCTGTTCGCCAACGCCATCGAACGCAACGAGCCGCAGCGGAAGATCTTCGCGCGCCGCGATGGCGTGCTTCTGAAGGCCGTGGATGTGCTGGTGCAGACCAGCTACGACGGCCTGTTCTTCCCGATCAACGATGCCATCCTGGACAAGGGCATCGATACCGAGGAACTGGTGGCCGGCATCGGCATCGCCTATGCGCGCACCGGCGATGACCACCTGCTGTCGGTGGCCCAGCAGCAGAAACGCCTGCTGCTCTCGCCCGAAGGCCTGCAGGTGGCGCAGGCGCTGGCGGCCAACAAGGCCAAACCCTTCGATTACAAACCGATGCTGCTGCGCGACGGCCCCGACGGCGACCGCGGCGGCCTGGCGATCCTGCGCATGAACGGCGAGGACGGCCAGGCGCTGGTGCAGAAGGACACCATGCAGGGCATGGGCCACGGCCACTTCGACAAGCTCAACTGGCTGTTCTACGACAACGGCAAGGCCGTGGTGACCGACTACGGCGCAGCGCGCTTCCTCAACGTGGAAGCCAAGCGCGGCGGCATCTACCTGGCCGAGAATCGCAGCTGGGCCAAGCAGACCGTGGCCCACAACACCCTGGTGGTGGACGAGCAGAGCCACTTCAAGGGTGACTGGAAACGCGGCGAGGAACATGCACCGCAGGTGCGCTTCTTCCAGGCCGACGCCGATACCCAGATCGCCTCGGCGACCATGCGCGATGCCTACCCCGGCGTGGTGTTCACCCGCACCCAGGCGCTGCTGCGCCACCCCGAACTGGGCCTGCCGGTGGTGCTGGACCTGCTGCAGGTGCACGGTGACAAGGCCGCGCGCTACGACCTGCCGCTGCATTTCAACGGCCACATCGTCACCACCGGTTTCGAGGCCGAGCACTTCACCAGCCAGCGCCCGGTGCTGGGCAAGGACAACGGCTACCAGCACCTGTGGCTGGACGCGCGCAGCAAGCCCGGCAGCGAGCCGCGCACGCTGGCCTGGCTGCTGGATGGCCGCTTCTACACCTATCGCTTCGGCAGCAGCGCACCCGCGCAGGCGCTGCTGGTGGAAAGCGGTGCCAATGATCCGGAATTCAACCTGCGCCGCGAACCGGCCCTGCTGCAGCGCGTGGAAGGCCAGAAGGATGTGACCTTCTTCAGCGTGCTGGAGCCGCATGGTGAGTACAACGGCACCGCCGAGTACGTGCACGGTGCCGACAGCCGCATCAAGGACATCGTGCGCACCCGCGGCAGCGATGCCGAGGTGATCGAGCTGCGCCTGGCCAGCGGCGCCCGCATCGCCCTGGGCGTGGCCGATGACAGCGCCGCCAAGGGCGAGCACAGCGTGACCGTCGATGGCCATACCTACCGCTGGAGCGGCAGCCACGCGCGCATGGACCGCAGCAAGGGTGACGCGAAATGA
- a CDS encoding MFS transporter, with protein sequence MNGPAVVSQLRKVPVRSAVRWLIVGLIAVATVINYIDRNALAVMWPEIAKEVGATKDDYALLVTVFMLFYAAGQFLFGRLFDMIGTRLGFALSISVWSISIALHSVTHSMLSFSLVRAMLGISEAGAWPGAVKANAEWFPARERALAQGVFNAGASIGAIVSAPAIAGLYLWLGWRGTFVLVGAIGFLWLLPWLFVYRAGPDKHPWVSDAERRLIMEDQAGQQDAAAPKVSVRSLLAHRQSWGMLACRFLLDPIWWLFVSWLPIYLAESFGFDIKQIGLFAWVPFVGAMLGSLSGGWLSGRLIRAGQNVDRARKLSITLGCVIMAPALLGAVLANQPLFAVLAIAAVLFGFQVAIGNIQTLPGDLFDGRSVGTLAGLGGLAAVAGTLITTWLVPVLTRHSYAPIFILVAALVPLSLAALWWWTGPIHKLDRRGG encoded by the coding sequence ATGAACGGCCCTGCGGTGGTGAGCCAGCTGCGCAAGGTGCCGGTGCGCTCGGCCGTGCGCTGGCTGATCGTCGGCCTGATCGCCGTGGCCACGGTGATCAACTACATCGACCGCAACGCACTGGCGGTGATGTGGCCGGAAATCGCCAAGGAAGTGGGCGCGACCAAGGATGACTACGCGCTGCTGGTGACGGTGTTCATGCTGTTCTACGCCGCCGGCCAGTTCCTGTTCGGCCGCCTGTTCGACATGATCGGCACGCGCCTGGGCTTCGCCCTGTCGATCAGCGTGTGGTCGATCTCCATCGCTCTGCACTCGGTCACCCATTCGATGCTGTCCTTCAGCCTGGTGCGGGCGATGCTCGGCATCAGCGAGGCCGGTGCCTGGCCGGGCGCGGTCAAGGCCAATGCCGAGTGGTTCCCGGCGCGCGAACGCGCACTGGCGCAGGGTGTGTTCAACGCCGGTGCGTCGATCGGCGCGATCGTTTCGGCACCGGCCATCGCCGGCCTGTACCTGTGGCTGGGCTGGCGCGGCACCTTCGTGCTGGTCGGTGCCATCGGCTTCCTGTGGCTGCTGCCGTGGCTGTTCGTCTACCGCGCCGGCCCGGACAAGCACCCGTGGGTGAGCGATGCCGAACGCCGCCTGATCATGGAAGACCAGGCCGGGCAGCAGGATGCCGCCGCGCCCAAGGTGAGCGTGCGTTCGCTGCTGGCCCACCGGCAGAGCTGGGGCATGCTCGCCTGCCGCTTCCTGCTGGACCCGATCTGGTGGCTGTTCGTGTCCTGGCTGCCGATCTACCTGGCCGAAAGCTTCGGCTTCGACATCAAGCAGATCGGCCTGTTCGCCTGGGTGCCGTTCGTGGGCGCGATGCTCGGCAGCCTCAGTGGCGGCTGGCTGTCCGGGCGCCTGATCCGTGCCGGGCAGAACGTGGACCGCGCACGCAAGCTGTCCATCACCCTGGGCTGCGTGATCATGGCCCCCGCCCTGCTGGGTGCGGTGCTGGCCAACCAGCCGTTGTTCGCGGTGCTGGCGATTGCCGCGGTGCTGTTCGGCTTCCAGGTGGCCATCGGCAACATCCAGACCCTGCCGGGTGATCTGTTCGATGGCCGCTCGGTCGGCACCCTCGCCGGCCTCGGTGGCCTGGCTGCGGTGGCCGGCACGCTGATCACCACCTGGCTGGTGCCGGTGCTGACCCGTCATTCCTACGCCCCGATCTTCATCCTCGTCGCCGCGCTGGTGCCGCTGTCGCTGGCCGCGCTGTGGTGGTGGACCGGACCCATCCACAAGCTCGACCGCCGTGGCGGCTGA
- a CDS encoding glucose 1-dehydrogenase has protein sequence MSFQDKVAIVTGGGRDIGRAVSIKLAAAGARVCINYANDEASANETLAQIQAAGGQAIVHRADVTDAAAVAGLVAATQAAFGERIDLLVNVAGGMVQRRPLAEIDPAFFHTVMDLNLTSTYLTTHAVVPHMGEGAAIVNFASQAGRDGGGPGASIYATAKAAVMTFTRAMAKELGPKGIRVNALCCGMIATRFHDEFTKPEVRTAVAGNTPLRRQGVPDEAADAAVFLASDAAAFITGANLDVNGGTYFS, from the coding sequence ATGTCGTTCCAGGACAAGGTGGCCATCGTCACCGGTGGTGGCCGTGATATCGGCCGTGCCGTCTCGATCAAGCTGGCCGCTGCCGGCGCACGCGTCTGCATCAATTACGCCAACGATGAGGCCAGCGCCAACGAAACGCTGGCGCAGATCCAGGCCGCCGGTGGCCAGGCCATCGTGCACCGCGCCGACGTGACCGATGCCGCCGCCGTGGCCGGCCTCGTCGCTGCCACCCAGGCCGCGTTCGGCGAGCGCATCGACCTGCTGGTGAACGTGGCCGGCGGCATGGTGCAGCGCCGCCCGCTGGCCGAGATCGACCCGGCGTTCTTCCACACGGTGATGGACCTCAACCTGACCTCGACCTACCTGACCACCCACGCGGTGGTGCCGCACATGGGCGAAGGCGCGGCCATCGTCAATTTCGCTTCGCAGGCTGGCCGCGATGGCGGTGGCCCGGGCGCGTCGATCTACGCCACTGCCAAGGCCGCGGTGATGACCTTCACCCGCGCCATGGCCAAGGAGCTGGGGCCGAAGGGCATCCGCGTGAACGCGCTGTGCTGCGGCATGATCGCCACCCGCTTCCATGACGAATTCACCAAGCCGGAAGTGCGCACCGCCGTCGCCGGCAACACCCCGCTGCGCCGCCAGGGCGTGCCGGACGAAGCCGCCGATGCGGCGGTGTTCCTGGCCTCCGATGCAGCGGCGTTCATCACCGGTGCGAACCTGGACGTCAACGGCGGCACCTACTTCTCCTGA
- a CDS encoding GDSL-type esterase/lipase family protein → MQRWITLLSLAIGAAVAAPVAQAAPVWVTAWTASPAPDRKDGKPEAPVQFAAQTVRQDIRVGSRGEALRLRISNELGDAPLHVEDIRVRLKDGSAAALPVTVDGRRAIDVPVGAALLSDPVVLPVGALQEISVTAYFPQPTRPAVRRTVVRVVDGRQEAVADTVRVSYQQNVFSAVMVQREQRPSVIVALGDSITEGATATRGSFNQWPERLAQRLQQACPDRFVVLNQGISGNKVLDHGRSHSALSRLDRDVIAVADADQVILFEGINDIRHGGSAQPLPGRNAPDMLLGYQQVAARLHAHGIRAYLGTLTPFGGSERYEPVSATTRASINQWARGKDSGFDGVVDFDAALRDPKQPESLPANITRDHLHPNDEGYRRMAEAIDLKMLGCEAPR, encoded by the coding sequence ATGCAGCGCTGGATCACCCTGCTTTCGCTGGCCATCGGCGCTGCCGTGGCCGCCCCCGTCGCCCAGGCCGCTCCGGTCTGGGTGACCGCCTGGACCGCTTCACCGGCACCGGACCGCAAGGACGGGAAGCCGGAGGCACCCGTACAGTTCGCCGCGCAGACCGTGCGCCAGGACATCCGGGTCGGCAGCCGTGGCGAGGCGTTGCGCCTGCGCATCAGCAACGAACTGGGCGATGCACCGCTGCACGTGGAGGACATCCGCGTGCGCCTGAAGGATGGCAGCGCTGCGGCGCTGCCGGTCACCGTCGATGGCCGACGCGCCATCGACGTGCCAGTAGGTGCCGCGCTGCTGAGTGATCCGGTGGTACTGCCGGTGGGCGCACTGCAGGAGATCAGCGTGACCGCGTACTTCCCGCAGCCGACCCGGCCGGCGGTGCGGCGTACCGTGGTGCGCGTGGTCGATGGCAGGCAGGAGGCGGTGGCCGACACGGTGCGCGTCAGCTACCAGCAGAATGTGTTTTCGGCGGTGATGGTGCAGCGTGAGCAGCGGCCGTCGGTCATTGTTGCATTGGGTGATTCGATCACCGAAGGCGCGACCGCCACGCGCGGTTCGTTCAACCAGTGGCCGGAGCGGCTGGCGCAGCGCCTGCAGCAGGCCTGCCCGGACCGCTTCGTGGTGCTCAACCAGGGCATCAGCGGCAACAAGGTGCTGGACCATGGCCGCAGCCACAGTGCGCTGTCACGCCTGGACCGCGATGTGATCGCGGTAGCCGACGCCGACCAGGTGATCCTGTTCGAAGGCATCAATGACATCCGCCACGGCGGCAGTGCGCAGCCGCTGCCCGGGCGCAACGCACCGGACATGCTGCTGGGCTACCAGCAGGTGGCCGCGCGCCTGCACGCGCATGGCATCCGTGCCTACCTGGGCACGCTGACGCCGTTCGGCGGCTCCGAGCGCTACGAGCCGGTCTCGGCCACCACCCGCGCCTCGATCAACCAGTGGGCGCGCGGCAAGGACAGCGGCTTCGATGGCGTGGTCGATTTCGATGCGGCACTGCGCGACCCGAAGCAGCCGGAATCGCTGCCGGCCAACATCACCCGCGACCACCTGCACCCGAACGACGAAGGCTACCGGCGCATGGCCGAAGCGATCGACCTGAAAATGCTGGGGTGCGAGGCCCCGCGCTGA
- a CDS encoding YnfA family protein, giving the protein MKTLALFLLTALAEIVGCYLPWLWLRKGGSVWLLLPAAASLALFAWLLTLHPTASGRVYAAYGGVYIGTALFWLWLVDGIRPSRWDLLGAALCLAGMAVIMFGPRQPV; this is encoded by the coding sequence GTGAAGACCCTCGCCCTGTTCCTGCTGACCGCACTGGCCGAGATCGTCGGCTGTTACCTGCCGTGGCTGTGGCTGCGCAAGGGCGGCAGCGTGTGGCTGCTGCTGCCGGCCGCGGCCAGCCTGGCCCTGTTCGCCTGGCTGCTGACCCTGCACCCCACCGCCAGCGGCCGCGTGTATGCCGCCTACGGTGGCGTCTACATCGGCACTGCGCTGTTCTGGCTGTGGCTGGTCGATGGCATCCGCCCCAGCCGCTGGGACCTGCTGGGCGCCGCACTGTGCCTGGCCGGCATGGCCGTGATCATGTTCGGGCCGCGCCAGCCGGTGTGA